Below is a genomic region from Paludicola sp. MB14-C6.
TGTACCCCTAGCCCACAAGAATTATCTGCATGGCTATGGGATTCTGTTGGAGCAGGTGCAAAATCTGTGGTTTATTGGATGTGGCACCCACGAACTATGGGCCAAGAAGCTGGTGAGTGGGGAATTGTAACTGCTGATCATAAGGTTTCTAAGCGACTAAAAGCTTCTAGCGGTGTAACAGATGTAATAGAAAACAATGCAGAATTGTTCCAAAACGCTCAAGTAGATAAACCAAAAGTAGCAATCTATTATAATCATGCAACTGAGATTTTAGCACTCATTGAAGGCAGCCCACTTTATCGTATGCCAGAAGCCCCAATTCAATCATTAGCAGGATTATATAAGGCATTAGTGCTATCAGGTGTGTCTGTTGATTTTATTTGTGCGGATCAAATTCGTAATGAAAAACTGAACGAGTATGAATTGTTGTATTTGCCATATTCGTATGCATTGGATAGTGATGTACAAGAGCAAGTGAAAGAGTTTGTTCGTGTTGGCGGAAAATTATGGGCAGAAGCACCATGTGGATGGAAAGATAGCCAAGGTAGAATTCATCGCAATCAGATTTTAAGCGAAGTATTTGGTGCAGAAGTAATCGAATATCGTGGCTCAAGAATGGATGATCAAGTAGCCAATCCATATCTATGCCAAGCAGAATTAGGAGTAAAAACTGCAAGTGTTATTTCAACTTTCCCAGATGGCGAGCCAGCAGTGATTCATAACCAATATAATAAGGGTGAAGCAATGTTTGTTGCTACTGTTCCAAGCTTAGGCTTTTTTGATCGTAAGGAAGAACAGTATGCAAGTCAAATTATTGAGTTTGCAAAAGCATATCAATCCAATATTGCAAAACTAGAAACAACAAATGGACATATCATTCAAAGGTCGATGCATTCAGCTGATAAAACAATTTTAATTATTGAAAACTGGGGTAAAGCAATTGAAACCAATCTAGTTTTATGTAATGAAGCACTCAGCCAAGCAACAAATCTGTTAACCAATGAATCAGTAAAAATAGATAATGATAAAATTAAATTGACCTTAAAGCAAAATGAAACAGTTGTATATGTGCTAGAATAAATACAACTCCCATCCTATGTAGGATGGGAGTTGTTACTGTAATGTAGTTAGAAAACTATATCGTAGGGGCGAACTTTGTTCGTCCGAGAAAAGCTTTCCTCTTTAAGAAAATTGATTTACAGGGCAAAGATGGATATTGCAGTTTTATTAATATGAATCTAATTGTATAAATATGGGTTGAAAGATGGAGTGGATAAAGGTATAATTAGTAATATTATGATATGAAGAACAAGACTTATTACTTTTAAAGGGAGAATCACAATGAAAAAAGAAACATTTCTGATATCCACCATACTTGTAATTGTGTTACTTTTTACTGGATGCTCTTATTTGAAAATGGAGCAAAAAGCTGTTGATTTGCCCATTGTATCAATTAAAGATACGGATGATGAGATAAGTCCAGCATTTTATGAAAAAGGGTTTGATTTTAAATATGATGTTCTCCCACAATTAGTTTTAACGGATAGTAATAGTGAATTGCAAATCTCATTTGCTGATAATTTTGGTAATTCGATTCAACTTGCAGAGGACTATTACACATATAGAGGGGATACAGGTGTTTGTAAAAGATTAAGTTATCATCTTAAAAAAGACGAAAATGGGCGTATTTCTTTGCCTATTACCAGACGTGGAAGTGATAGAGATGAAGAGGGTATTTACTATCTTAAAAATAAGCAAGGTACTTTTGTATTTAAAGTAATACTTCCGTTAAAGGTATAATTAGGTAAAGTAATTTGTGAACATAACAATTGAATAATTTGCATACTTCTTGGAGGTGTTATAAATGTTTAGTTATAATGTTTTTGATATATCGTTAATAGAAGAAGTTAAAGAAATATATATAGATTCGAATTGGAGTGCTTATTTGAAAGATGATGAGAAATTAAAACGTGCCTTTGATAATTCATTGTATTTGTTAGGCACATTTGATAATGGTAAGCTTATTGGATTTATACGATGTGTTGGTGATGGCGAGCATATACTTATTGTACAAGATTTAATTGTCAAATCTCAATATCAGAAAAAAGGTATCGGAACGCATTTGTTTAAAGCAGTCTGGGATAAATATGTAGATGTTAGAATGTTTCAGGTTATTACCGATATTGAAGATGAGGTTGATAACCACTTTTATCAATCTTTTCATATGAAAAAGCTAGAAGATGGCCATATGGTGTCATATTTTAGATAAAGTAAATTTTAATTACTCAAATCAAAAGGACAGTCAATCGACTGTCCTTTTATAATCTCTTCTTATAATGATAGTAAATCCCAATAAGATTCATGCTTTTCAAACCAATTAACTGCATAAGAGCAAGTTGGCTTTGCTTTTTTACCGTCTTCTTTGATTTTATTTGCAGCCATCTCAAGTAACTTACTTGCAATTCCTTGTCCTCGTAAGGATTCGTCTACAAAAGTATGAT
It encodes:
- a CDS encoding beta-galactosidase, whose product is MNREVEKGFLPRIGAQFFINADDTFEDTERHFALMKQYGIRMVRLFVLWEHIEPKEGIFTFERYDIAYDLAQKYDIKIVSTLTCEDPPQWFEEKPFYHHYSNLNDSRLKQYAAIYIEKLVSRYYNHPAQYAWILMNEPEVKVNFEQSTMHEFAKWLEQKYQTVEHWNKNWYRQYNGFLDVKINPSDSREYWQCFDSFVDWNSFLKDNLVTQLNWIKAIVKKIDQTSPIHLNPKGFFGNLAPVGQDYWKEGEVADILGASIHPAWKFLWFERADYGIAYAFCVDLIRSASNGKSFWVTELQSGATLMTGIQPCTPSPQELSAWLWDSVGAGAKSVVYWMWHPRTMGQEAGEWGIVTADHKVSKRLKASSGVTDVIENNAELFQNAQVDKPKVAIYYNHATEILALIEGSPLYRMPEAPIQSLAGLYKALVLSGVSVDFICADQIRNEKLNEYELLYLPYSYALDSDVQEQVKEFVRVGGKLWAEAPCGWKDSQGRIHRNQILSEVFGAEVIEYRGSRMDDQVANPYLCQAELGVKTASVISTFPDGEPAVIHNQYNKGEAMFVATVPSLGFFDRKEEQYASQIIEFAKAYQSNIAKLETTNGHIIQRSMHSADKTILIIENWGKAIETNLVLCNEALSQATNLLTNESVKIDNDKIKLTLKQNETVVYVLE
- a CDS encoding GNAT family N-acetyltransferase, which translates into the protein MFSYNVFDISLIEEVKEIYIDSNWSAYLKDDEKLKRAFDNSLYLLGTFDNGKLIGFIRCVGDGEHILIVQDLIVKSQYQKKGIGTHLFKAVWDKYVDVRMFQVITDIEDEVDNHFYQSFHMKKLEDGHMVSYFR
- a CDS encoding GNAT family N-acetyltransferase — translated: MDFIVENNKVYLNNELGELLAEVTFPNISEYVVEINHTFVDESLRGQGIASKLLEMAANKIKEDGKKAKPTCSYAVNWFEKHESYWDLLSL